One region of Paralichthys olivaceus isolate ysfri-2021 chromosome 12, ASM2471397v2, whole genome shotgun sequence genomic DNA includes:
- the LOC109636263 gene encoding trichohyalin isoform X13, with product MAEGSKPASSTPASGSGGAVAPQTNSLKSKGLGLLRKVKVSVELLIALAALLSWVVVGVVMFDFVEYKTVPDIQQIITDPMQAVNDAVDEVSSLLNKFQECAPDLSDPASTAAYVAEEISEAKDGFVRHFSDEDGNFYLSYVDPVVIGRRAFHSTNDFMGGMVGNVRDSLCAFVDTLLDIISGKSKGKIDLGYIDPVVTGRGVFSVINEFICGVEGYIKKVLCAVWDTILDVVKGTTDISFMDPVSVGRNVFSATNDTLSGIATYIQDVLCSIIDSTLDIVKDFQQAVGFSPMSVLKTTAEITKEQINMLVSYVSSMLLGDEGIVSEVSIDPMKVVEDAVLEFTDKKDLFVAYMSSMLVGDQGEPVATPVVNVVPEEDETVASPSDITLVRRKGEFLPPMKKVAEIMHAAKDEAAPAQLGGDSKTEEEEEEEEEEEEEAEVPTDAATETDVHEEEDDDVKHDDLEETEHEVPLEDESIIDNDDKDEETEEKDAQEEEEIVEAEGGEKEQDLQAGEDEGEQEDINKMIADTKEEKQEEPKTDEVVEDDDEEKEEEVKTEALEEKEEAKTMDLDDDQEEEAKTEDLEDEEEEEAKTEDLEDEEEEEAKTKLLEEKDEAKTEDLDDDQAEEAKTEDLEDEEEEEEAKTEDLEDEEEEEAKTKLLEKKEEAKTEDLDDDQVEEAKTEDLEDEEEEAKTEHLDDDQAEEAKTEDLEDEEEEEAKTEVVEEEEEVEEEEEPTTLVLEEEGEEEEKAKTDILEEEVEAKSEDLKEDEEEEAKTKVVEEKEEAKTEDLDDDQEEEAITEDLEDDEEEEEAKTEDLDDEEEVEAKTKHLEEKEEAKTEDLDNDQAEEAKTEDLGEEEEAKTEHLDEEEEEAKDEHLEEDEEEEKAKTEHLDEEEVEEKEEPTTLILEEEGEEGEEEEKAKTDILEEEVEAKTEDLVDEEAEIEKETEKEETENKDLHLDEERNEENIEITNTKPDIEGDEASEEEGEEHDKVEAEDEGPKTLSDEGETTTFLPGYDQNVIDEENSESRKGKGQRKHLVLFERIRRVGSRAAHKDEERLHKHDKDLKSTEPEEEKKAKEAKLEETIDKLKEEKPKKEIKSEAKITKKKPEKPEEEGVEMKIPKKEKEVKKPPKEGKKPSKEDKVKKPSKEKKELRKPSKEEEEVKKPPQKEKEAKKLHKKEKEIKTPAKREKGVKKPSKEEKEIKKLHKEVKEETKPLKEEVKKPPKEGKEIKTPPKEEKEGKKPPKLEKEVKKPSKKEKEVKIPPKEEKEFKKPSKEGKEIKKLHKEEKEVKKPRKEEKEVKKPSKEEKEVKKPCKEEKKVKKPSKEEKEIKKPPKEEKEVKKPSKEEKEIKKLHKEEKEVEKPPKEEKEVKIPPKEEKEFKKPSKEEREVKKSPKEEKEVKKPTKEEKEVKKSQKEEEVKKPSKEEKEVKKSPKEEKEVKKTTKEEKDVKKPSKEDQEVKKPSKEEKEVKKSPKEEKEVKKPSIEEKEVKKPPKEEKEVKKSPKEEKEVKKTIKEETEVKKPSKEEKEVKKLPKEEKEVKKPPKEEKEVKKLPKEEKEVKKPSITEKEVKKPRKEEKEVKMPSKDEREMKKPPKEEKEVKTPPKEEKEVKKPPKEEKEVKKPHKVEKEVKKPSKEEKELKKTPKEEKEVKTPPKEEKEVKKPPKEEKEVKKPPKEEKEVKTPPKEEKEVKKPPKEEKEVKKPHKEEKEVKKPSKEEKELKKTPKEEKEVKTPPKEEKEVKKPPKEEKEVKKPPKEEKEVKTPPKEEKEVKKPPKEEKEVKKPHKEEKEVKKPSKEDLEVKKPSKEEKEVKKPPKEEKEVKMPSKDEREMKKPPKEEKEVNKPSKEEREVKKPPKEEKEIKKPSKDEKEVKKPPKEEKEAKKPPKEEREVKMPPKEEKEVKKPPKEEKEAKKPPKEEKEVKMPPKEEKEVKKPPKEEKEAKKPPKEEKEVKKPPKEEKEVKMPPKEDKEVKKPSKEEKEVKTSPKEEKEIKKPSKEEKGVKKPPKEEKEVEKPSKKEKELKTPLKKEIEVEKPPKEKEVKSSMQRKEAKKPSREEKEEIKPSEEAQEIKKSTKAKKEDKDLVKKRDTETDTRRKKAASRIKVVKKEVASVLKKEHLNVTRAAAEPKKTTKVLKAAKRQVVPILKNEHMNVTQSEVPKGKAKPESAKKEVPKEKAKAAPVKKDVAAPKEKAKSVIMKKEQEAVSRNASLVRDRVKIVPMKRGVKLPKEIIRGISAKTAEVSKQKPKPAVTKREPAPLKTKPAPVVKEAEAPHKNVSLTKEKVKVVPLKKVPVTPKEKVKPAPTKKEAAVVKEKKAEPVTPKKEPEAKPVLAKKEAEVVKDKPKAVHEKKAPKTDAEAPKKKVKSLEKKKEPKAPEEKVKPAVKKDGSAGLKDKVKPVRVKKEQEAASRNASLVRERVKIVPMKRGVKLPKEIIRGISAKTAEVSKQKPKPAVTKREPAPLKTKPAPVVKEAEAPHKNVSLTKEKVKVVPLKKVPVTPKEKVKPAPTKKEPEAKPVLAKKEAEVVKEKPKAVHEKKGVKLPKEMIRGISAKTAEVSKQKPKPAVTKREPAPLKTKPAPVVKEAEAPHKNVSLTKEKVKVVPLKKVPVTPKEKVKPAPTKKEPEAKPVLAKKEAEVVKEKPKAVHEKKAPKTDAEAPKKKVKSLEKKKEPKAPEEKVKPAVKKDGSAGLKDKVKPVRVKKEQEKKKPAAVKKAVLKEKITPVKKGKPVEKKAPKEERVLKEIQTPAKKEKPVEKKAAKEEAVKAEPGVSDSFLMEDEMPYFQCFFVDEDEAQFPFYAFSPLQV from the exons ATGGCTGAAG gaagcaaaCCGGCCTCCTCCACTCCAGCCAGTGGGTCTGGTGGAGCAGTGGCGCCACAGACGAACTCTCTCAAGTCTAAAGGTCTGGGCCTCCTCAGGAAGGTGAAAgtgtctgtggagctgctgatCGCACTGGCCGCTCTGCTGTCCTGGGTGGTTGTAGGGGTGGTGATGTTTGATTTCGTGGAATACAAGACTGTCCCAg acaTTCAGCAAATCATTACGGACCCTATGCAAGCTGTGAACGACGCTGTAGATGAAGTATCCAGTCTGCTCAACAAGTTTCAAG AATGTGCACCTGATTTAAGTGACCCCGCATCTACTGCCGCTTATGTAGCTGAAGAAATATCGGAAGCAAAAGATGGATTCGTTCGACATTTTTCAGATGAGGATG GAAACTTCTACCTCAGCTACGTCGACCCTGTGGTCATCGGACGACGAGCTTTCCATTCAACCAACGACTTCATGGGTGGAATGGTGGGCAACGTCAGGGACTCACTGTGTGCTTTTGTGGACACTTTATTAGATATTATATCGGGTAAATCTAAAG GAAAAATTGACCTTGGCTACATTGACCCTGTGGTCACAGGCAGAGGCGTCTTCAGTGTTATTAATGAGTTCATATGTGGAGTGGAGGGCTACATCAAGAAAGTGCTCTGTGCCGTTTGGGACACTATTCTGGACGTGGTGAAAG GAACCACTGACATCAGCTTCATGGATCCTGTGTCAGTTGGCAGAAATGTCTTCAGCGCGACTAACGACACTTTGAGTGGAATAGCGACCTACATCCAGGACGTACTCTGTTCTATCATAGACAGTACACTGGATATTGTAAAAG ATTTCCAGCAGGCTGTGGGATTCAGTCCCATGTCAGTTCTGAAGACGACAGCAGAAATCACCAAAGAACAGATTAACATGCTCGTGAGCTACGTCTCCTCAATGCTGCTCGGTGATGAAG GGATTGTGTCTGAAGTGTCCATCGACCCCATGAAAGTTGTCGAAGACGCTGTGTTGGAGTTCACAGACAAGAAAGATTTGTTCGTGGCTTACATGTCAAGCATGCTTGTTGGTGATCAAG GTGAACCTGTAGCCACGCCCGTTGTAAATGTAGTACCTGAAGAAg aTGAAACTGTAGCTTCTCCATCTGATATAACTTTGGTGAGAAGAAAAG GAGAATTCCTGCCACCTATGAAAAAAG TTGCAGAGATAATGCACGCTGCCAAAGATGAAGCTGCTCCTGCACAGTTAGGTGGAGACTCaaagactgaggaggaggaggaggaggaggaggaggaggaggaggaggctgaagtTCCCACTGATGCAGCCACTGAGACAGATGTGCACGAGGAAGAGGACGATGATG TGAAACATGACGACCTTGAAGAAACAGAACATGAAGTACCACTGGAAGATGAGTCCATCATTGATAATGATGACAAGGacgaagagacagaggagaaggacgcacaggaggaggaggagattgtTGAGGCGGAAGGTGGAGAAAAGGAGCAGGACTTACAGGCAGGGGAAGATGAAGGAGAGCAAGAGGACATTAATAAAATGATTGCTGACACcaaagaggagaagcaggaggaaccaaaaacagatgaagttgtAGAGGATGACgatgaggagaaggaagaggaagtcAAAACTGAAGCTttggaagaaaaggaggaggccAAAACTATGGACTTGGACGAtgatcaggaggaggaggccaaaaCTGAAGATctagaagatgaggaggaggaggaggccaaaaCTGAAGATttagaagatgaggaggaggaggaggccaaaaCTAAACTTCTGGAAGAAAAGGATGAAGCCAAAACTGAGGATTTGGATGATGATCAGGCGGAGGAGGCCAAAACTGAAGATctagaagatgaggaggaggaggaggaggccaaaaCTGAAGATttagaagatgaggaggaggaggaggccaaaaCTAAACTtctggaaaaaaaggaggaagccAAAACTGAGGATTTGGATGATGATCAGGTGGAGGAGGCCAAAACTGAAGACctagaagatgaggaggaggaggccaaaaCTGAACATCTGGATGATGATCAGGCGGAGGAGGCCAAAACTGAAGATctagaagatgaggaggaggaggaggccaaaaCTGAAGTtgtggaagaagaggaggaggtggaggaagaggaggagcccaCAACCTTAGtattggaggaggagggggaggaggaggagaaggccaaaactgacattttggaggaagaggtggaggccAAATCTGAAGATTTGAAagaagacgaggaagaggaggccaaAACTAAAGTtgtggaggaaaaggaggaagccAAAACTGAGGATTTGGACGAtgatcaggaggaggaggccataACTGAAGATCTagaagatgatgaggaggaggaggaggccaaaaCTGAAGATCtagatgatgaggaggaggtggaggccaaaactaaacatcttgaagaaaaggaggaagccAAAACTGAGGATTTGGACAATGATCAGGCAGAGGAGGCCAAAACTGAAGATctaggagaagaggaggaagccaAAACTGAACatctggatgaggaggaggaggaggccaaagATGAACATttggaagaagatgaggaggaggagaaggccaAAACTGAACatctggatgaggaggaggtggaggaaaaggaggagccCACAACTTTAAtattggaggaggagggggaggagggggaggaggaagagaaggccaaaactgacattttggaggaagaggtggaggccAAAACTGAAGATTTGGTAGATGAGGAggcagaaatagaaaaagagactgaaaaggaggaaactgaaaataaagatcttCATTtggatgaagaaagaaatgaagaaaacattGAAATAACGAACACGAAGCCAGATATAGAAGGTGATGAAGcttcagaggaggaaggagaagaacaTGACAAAGTAGAAGCTGAGGACGAAGGTCCTAAAACTCTGTCGGATGAAGGAGAGACGACCACTTTTCTTCCTGGTTATGACCAAAACGTCATTGACGAAGAAAACAGTGAGAGCAGGAAAGGTAAAGGACAGAGAAAACATCTCGTTCTCTTTGAGAGGATCAGAAGAGTCGGATCCAGAGCAGCTCACAAAGATGAAGAGCGACTCCACAAACATGACAAAG ACCTTAAATCCAcagaacctgaggaggagaaaaaagcaaaggaaGCCAAACTTGAGGAAACCATTGACAAACTAAAAGAAGAAAAGCCAAAGAAGGAGATCAAATCTGAAGCAAAAATAACTAAGAAGAAACCAGAGAAGCCTGAAG AAGAAGGGGTTGAAATGAAGATCCctaaaaaagagaaggaagtcAAGAAACCACCTAAGGAAGGTAAGAAACCATCCAAAGAAGATAAAGTGAAGAAACCttccaaagaaaagaaagaactgaGAAAACCttcaaaagaagaggaagaagtaaAGAAACCACcccaaaaagagaaagaggccaAGAAActacacaaaaaagaaaaggaaatcaaGACACCAGCTAAAAGGGAGAAGGGAGTTAAGAAACCCtctaaagaagagaaagagattaAAAAGCTTCACAAAGAAGTGAAAGAGGAGACAAAGCCTCTCaaggaagaggtgaagaagcCTCCCAAAGAAGGGAAAGAAATCAAGACACCAcctaaagaagagaaggaggggaaGAAACCACCTAAAttagagaaggaggtgaagaaaccatctaaaaaagagaaagaggtgaagatACCACCCAAGGAGGAGAAAGAATTCAAGAAACCATCTAAAGAAGGGAAAGAGATTAAAAAGCTTcataaagaagagaaagaggtgaagaaacCCCgtaaagaagagaaggaggtgaagaaaccatctaaagaagagaaagaggtgaaaaaaCCCtgtaaagaagagaagaaggtaAAGAAACCAtctaaagaagagaaagaaatcaaGAAACCAcctaaagaagagaaggaggtgaaaaaACCAtctaaagaagagaaagagattaaaaagcttcataaagaagagaaagaggtagAGAAACCAcctaaagaagagaaggaggtgaagataCCAcccaaagaggagaaagaattCAAGAAACCATCTAAAGAAGAAAGGGAGGTAAAGAAATCCcctaaagaagagaaggaggtgaaaaaACCAactaaagaagagaaagaagtcaagaaatcacaaaaagaagaggaggtgaagaaaccatctaaagaagagaaggaggtgaagaaatcccccaaagaagagaaggaggtgaaaaaaacaacaaaagaagagaaagatgtAAAGAAACCATCTAAAGAAGATCAAGAAGTAAAGAAACCAtctaaagaagagaaggaggtgaagaaatcccctaaagaagagaaggaggtgaagaaaccatctatagaagagaaagaagtcAAGAAACCAcctaaagaagagaaggaggtgaagaaatcccctaaagaagagaaggaggtgaaaaaaacaattaaagaagagacagaggtaAAGAAACCAtctaaagaagagaaagaagtcaAGAAACTAcctaaagaagagaaggaggtgaagaaaccacctaaagaagagaaagaagtcaAGAAACTAcctaaagaagagaaggaggtgaagaaaccATCCATaacagagaaagaggtgaagaaaccacgtaaagaagagaaagaggtgaagatgCCTTCTAAAGACGAGAGGGAAATGAAGAAACCAcctaaagaagagaaagaggtgaagacgCCTcctaaagaagagaaagaggtaaAGAAACCAcctaaagaagagaaggaggtgaagaaaccACACAAAGtagagaaagaggtgaagaaacCATCCAAAGAAGAGAAGGAGTTAAAGAAAACAcctaaagaagagaaagaggtgaagacgCCTcctaaagaagagaaagaggtcaAGAAACCAcctaaagaagagaaggaggtgaagaaaccacccaaagaagagaaagaggtgaagacgCCTcctaaagaagagaaagaggtaaAGAAACCAcctaaagaagagaaggaggtgaagaaaccacacaaagaagagaaagaggtgaagaaacCATCCAAAGAAGAGAAGGAGTTAAAGAAAACAcctaaagaagagaaagaggtgaagacgCCTcctaaagaagagaaagaggtcaAGAAACCAcctaaagaagagaaggaggtgaagaaaccacccaaagaagagaaagaggtgaagacgCCTcctaaagaagagaaagaggtaaAGAAACCAcctaaagaagagaaggaggtgaagaaaccacacaaagaagagaaagaggtgaagaaacCATCTAAAGAAGATCTAGAAGTAAAGAAACCAtctaaagaagagaaagaggtgaaaaagcctccaaaagaagagaaagaggtgaagatgCCTTCTAAAGACGAGAGGGAAATGAAGAAACCAcctaaagaagagaaagaggtaaATAAACCAtctaaagaagagagagaggtgaagaaacctcctaaagaagagaaagagataaagaaacCATCTAAagatgagaaagaggtgaagaaaccacctaaagaagagaaggaggcaaAAAAACCTCctaaagaagagagagaagtgaagatGCCTcctaaagaagagaaagaagttaAGAAACCAcctaaagaagagaaggaggcaaAGAAGCCCcctaaagaagagaaagaggtgaagatgCCTcctaaagaagagaaagaagttaAGAAACCAcctaaagaagagaaggaggcaaAGAAGCCTCccaaagaagagaaagaggtgaagaaaccacctaaagaagagaaagaggtgaagatgCCTCCTAAAGAAGATAAAGAGGTAAAGAAACCAtctaaagaagagaaagaggtgaagacgTCTcctaaagaagagaaagagataaagaaacCATCCAAAGAAGAGAAGGGGGTGAAGAAGCCTcctaaagaagagaaagaagttgAGAAACCAtctaaaaaagagaaagagttgAAGACGCCTCTTAAAAAAGAGATAGAGGTGGAAAAGCCTCCCAAAGAGAAAGAGGTTAAGTCTTCAATGCAAAGGAAAGAAGCGAAGAAACCCTCtagggaggagaaggaagagattAAGCCATCAGAGGAGGCACAGGAGATCAAGAAATCTACAAAAGcgaaaaaagaagacaaagaccTTGTCaagaaaagagacacagagacag acACCAGACGCAAAAAGGCTGCAAGTAGAATCAAAGTAGTCAAGAAAGAAGTTGCATCTGTGCTGAAGAAGGAACATCTTAATGTTACAAGAGCAG ctgcAGAGCCCAAGAAGACTACAAAGGTGCTGAAAGCTGCTAAAAGGCAGGTCGTTCCAATTCTGAAGAACGAGCATATGAATGTCACACAATCAG AGGTTCCAAAGGGGAAAGCCAAACCAGAGTCTGCAAAGAAAG AAGTTCCAAAGGAAAAAGCCAAAGCAGCTCCTGTCAAAAAAG ATGTTGCTGCTCCAAAAGAAAAGGCCAAATCAGTCATCATGAAAAAAG AACAAGAAGCTGTTTCCAGAAATGCCTCCCTGGTAAGAGACAGAGTCAAGATAGTGCCTATGAAGAGAG gagtCAAGTTACCAAAAGAGATCATCAGAGGAATCTCTGCAAAGACAG ctgaggtTTCAAAACAGAAACCCAAACCAGCTGTAACAAAGAGAG AACCTGCTCCTCTCAAGACAAAACCAGCCccagtggtcaaag aggCAGAAGCACCACACAAAAATGTCTCTCTAACAAAGGAGAAGGTGAAGGTGGTGCCACTGAAGAAAG TGCCTGTAActccaaaagaaaaagtcaaaccaGCACCAACAAAAAAAG aAGCTGCAGTTGTAAAGGAGAAGAAGGCCGAGCCAGTGACTCCCAAAAAAG AACCTGAGGCTAAGCCAGTTCTTGCCAAAAAAG AAGCAGAAGTTGTGAAGGACAAGCCTAAAGCAGTTCATGAGAAAAAAG CTCCTAAAACTGATGCTGAAGCACcaaagaaaaaagtcaaatccctggaaaagaagaaag AGCCCAAAGCACCAGAGGAGAAAGTCAAACCAGCTGTTAAAAAAG ATGGCTCAGCCGGGCTGAAGGACAAGGTCAAACCGGTCCGTGTGAAGAAAG AACAAGAAGCTGCTTCCAGAAATGCCTCCCTGGTAAGAGAGAGAGTCAAGATAGTGCCTATGAAGAGAG gagtCAAGTTACCAAAAGAGATCATCAGAGGAATCTCTGCAAAGACAG ctgaggtTTCAAAACAGAAACCCAAACCAGCTGTAACAAAGAGAG AACCTGCTCCTCTCAAGACAAAACCAGCCccagtggtcaaag aggCAGAAGCACCACACAAAAATGTCTCTCTAACAAAGGAGAAGGTGAAGGTGGTGCCACTGAAGAAAG TGCCAGTAActccaaaagaaaaagtcaaaccaGCACCAACAAAAAAAG aACCTGAGGCTAAGCCGGTTCTTGCCAAAAAAG AAGCAGAAGTTGTGAAGGAGAAGCCTAAAGCAGTTCATGAGAAAAAAG gggtCAAGTTACCAAAAGAGATGATCAGAGGAATCTCTGCAAAGACAG ctgaggtTTCAAAACAGAAACCCAAACCAGCTGTAACAAAGAGAG AACCTGCTCCTCTCAAGACAAAACCAGCCccagtggtcaaag aggCAGAAGCACCACACAAAAATGTCTCTCTAACAAAGGAGAAGGTGAAGGTGGTGCCACTGAAGAAAG TGCCAGTAActccaaaagaaaaagtcaaaccaGCACCAACAAAAAAAG AACCTGAGGCTAAGCCGGTTCTTGCCAAAAAAG AAGCAGAAGTTGTGAAGGAGAAGCCTAAAGCAGTTCATGAGAAGAAAG CTCCTAAAACTGATGCTGAAGCACcaaagaaaaaagtcaaatccctggaaaagaagaaag AGCCCAAAGCACCAGAGGAGAAAGTCAAACCAGCTGTTAAAAAAG ATGGCTCAGCCGGGCTGAAGGACAAGGTCAAACCGGTCCGTGTGAAGAAAG aacaagagaagaagaaacctgCTGCAGTAAAGAAAG CCGTGTTGAAGGAAAAGATCACACCTGTAAAGAAAG GAAAACCAGTTGAGAAGAAGGCACCCAAAG aGGAGCGAGTTCTGAAAGAGATACAGACGCCTGCAAAGAAAG AGAAACCTGTGGAGAAGAAAGCAGCCAAAGAAGAGGCCGTTAAAG CTGAGCCTGGTGTATCAGACAGCTTTCTCATGGAAG ACGAGATGCCGTACTTCCAGTGTTTCTTTGTGGACGAGGACGAGGCCCAGTTTCCGTTCTACGCCTTCTCACCACTGCAGGTCTGA